The following proteins are encoded in a genomic region of Apis mellifera strain DH4 linkage group LG14, Amel_HAv3.1, whole genome shotgun sequence:
- the LOC410538 gene encoding probable C-mannosyltransferase DPY19L1 isoform X2, with protein MYYSYYKTIAESKTFMDGLRKISHDNISEYGNVINAARKYSLLPELVAGYLYHCAKNLGLISIEQCWQIERGEGLSPVTSCEGLGVPVYFYLEIVWTSTILTVAILFYYATFLGNSLYSGFIAVLLFFYNHNECTRVQWSPPLRESFAYPVLLCQMYTLTLILREGTQQSTQKIPKDLLQKMGMATIISLCCWQFSHFVFITQIVALLILKWMKIISNDLYRSISKVHGWSIVIAMGITDSFPLLFSMYLCLLFVSNALNVTEKLTKFIGTKLQTFLEIVFTILCTAYLKSIYALLYEDTAHVFNLLKTKLIGYKDFHTMLYTCSPEFDFLQYRSYEAIIKTLLLPSAILAGMLVIYFWYRNYKIKGYPKCIEADLAYNGLQTGAFIIMAVFIMRLKLFMNPHLCIIAGTICANRYLEKLGIKRKITKTAIIVLLMSAISYHGLEILQEERSVMGEYSDIEQEELFEWIKKNTPEHAVFAGKMSLMANLMLSTGRPIVNNPYYESKEMRDRTMKVYEVFSRKDVTSVYVTLRNLQVGYVILEASMCFGYANLPSQCQMIDLWDLVDNGVAKAAGKQPVCPMLFRGNAYPFKRSFVNNRYVVLQLDYSYCVELKPNNSLNYQS; from the exons ATGTATTACTCTTATTACAAGACGATCGCGGAATCGAAAACATTTATGGACGGGCTGAGAAAAATTAGCCACGATAATATTTCGGAATATGGGAACGTTATCAACGCGGCTAGAAAATATAGCTTGCTACCAGAG TTAGTTGCTGGATATCTTTATCATTGTGCCAAGAATTTGGGGCTTATATCTATAGAGCAGTGTTGGCAA ATAGAAAGAGGAGAAGGTTTGTCACCGGTAACCAGTTGCGAGGGTCTAGGCGTCCCAGTTTATTTCTATTTGGAAATTGTTTGGACTTCCACAATACTTACAGTAGCTATACTATTCTATTATGCCACTTTCCTTGGCAACAGCCTGTACAGTGGATTCATAGCAGtgcttctcttcttttataaCCATAATGAATGTACTCGTGTACAGTGGTCTCCACCATTGAGAGAAAGTTTCGCGTACCCTGTTTTACTATGTCAAATGTATACGTTGACTCTGATCCTTAGAGAGGGTACTCAACAGAGCACGCAGAAAATACCAAAAGACTTACTTCAG aaaatggGCATGGCGACGATAATTAGTTTATGTTGTTGGCAATTTTCTCATTTCGTATTCATCACGCAAATCGTCGCCCTcttgatattaaaatggaTGAAAATAATCTCGAACGATCTTTACAGATCTATTTCCAAAGTTCACGGTTGGTCCATCGTGATAGCAATGGGTATCACCGACAGTTTCCCCTTGCTTTTCTCTATGTACTTGTGTCTCTTGTTCGTTAGCAACGCTTTAAACGTAACGGAGAAATTGACCAAATTTATCGGCACGAAACTGCAAACGTTCCTCGAAATAGTTTTCACGATCTTGTGCACAGCGTACTTAAAATCGATCTACGCCTTGTTATACGAAGACACGGCGCACGTGTTCAATTTACTTAAAACGAAACTGATCGGTTACAAAGATTTTCACACGATGCTGTACACGTGCTCCCCAGAATTCGATTTCCTTCAGTACAGAAGCTACGAGGCGATCATAAAAACCTTACTTCTGCCGTCTGCCATTCTCGCCGGAATGCTGGTCATCTATTTTTGGTAcagaaattacaaaatcaaaGGGTATCCTAAATGCATAGAAGCGGATCTGGCGTACAACGGGTTGCAGACCGGAGCCTTCATTATCATGGCGGTTTTTATCATGAGATTGAAACTGTTTATGAATCCTCATCTGTGTATAATAGCCGGCACGATATGCGCCAACAGATATCTGGAGAAACTCGgtataaagagaaagataacCAAGACCGCCATTATAGTTCTATTGATGTCCGCGATATCTTACCACGGATTAGAAATACTGCAGGAAGAGCGAAGCGTTATGG GCGAGTACAGCGACATCGAGCAAGAGGAACTATTCGAATGGATCAAGAAGAATACACCCGAACACGCTGTGTTTGCCGGGAAGATGTCTTTGATGGCGAATTTGATGCTCTCCACGGGAAGGCCGATCGTCAATAATCCTTACTACGAGAGCAAAGAGATGAG AGATCGGACTATGAAAGTTTACGAGGTGTTCAGCAGAAAAGACGTCACATCCGTATACGTCACGCTTAGGAACTTGCAGGTCGGATACGTGATTCTAGAGGCATCGATGTGCTTCGGCTACGcaaattt GCCATCGCAGTGCCAAATGATCGACTTGTGGGATCTGGTGGACAACGGAGTGGCGAAGGCTGCTGGAAAGCAACCCGTGTGCCCGATGCTGTTTCGAGGGAACGCTTACCCTTTCAAACGATCGTTCGTGAATAATCGTTACGTTGTTCTGCAACTCGATTATTCCTACTGCGTGGAATTGAAACCGAACAATTCCCTTAATTACCAGTCTTGA
- the LOC410538 gene encoding probable C-mannosyltransferase DPY19L1 isoform X3 has protein sequence MGTLSTRLENIACYQRIDHLQLVAGYLYHCAKNLGLISIEQCWQIERGEGLSPVTSCEGLGVPVYFYLEIVWTSTILTVAILFYYATFLGNSLYSGFIAVLLFFYNHNECTRVQWSPPLRESFAYPVLLCQMYTLTLILREGTQQSTQKIPKDLLQKMGMATIISLCCWQFSHFVFITQIVALLILKWMKIISNDLYRSISKVHGWSIVIAMGITDSFPLLFSMYLCLLFVSNALNVTEKLTKFIGTKLQTFLEIVFTILCTAYLKSIYALLYEDTAHVFNLLKTKLIGYKDFHTMLYTCSPEFDFLQYRSYEAIIKTLLLPSAILAGMLVIYFWYRNYKIKGYPKCIEADLAYNGLQTGAFIIMAVFIMRLKLFMNPHLCIIAGTICANRYLEKLGIKRKITKTAIIVLLMSAISYHGLEILQEERSVMGEYSDIEQEELFEWIKKNTPEHAVFAGKMSLMANLMLSTGRPIVNNPYYESKEMRDRTMKVYEVFSRKDVTSVYVTLRNLQVGYVILEASMCFGYANLPSQCQMIDLWDLVDNGVAKAAGKQPVCPMLFRGNAYPFKRSFVNNRYVVLQLDYSYCVELKPNNSLNYQS, from the exons ATGGGAACGTTATCAACGCGGCTAGAAAATATAGCTTGCTACCAGAG AATTGATCATTTACAGTTAGTTGCTGGATATCTTTATCATTGTGCCAAGAATTTGGGGCTTATATCTATAGAGCAGTGTTGGCAA ATAGAAAGAGGAGAAGGTTTGTCACCGGTAACCAGTTGCGAGGGTCTAGGCGTCCCAGTTTATTTCTATTTGGAAATTGTTTGGACTTCCACAATACTTACAGTAGCTATACTATTCTATTATGCCACTTTCCTTGGCAACAGCCTGTACAGTGGATTCATAGCAGtgcttctcttcttttataaCCATAATGAATGTACTCGTGTACAGTGGTCTCCACCATTGAGAGAAAGTTTCGCGTACCCTGTTTTACTATGTCAAATGTATACGTTGACTCTGATCCTTAGAGAGGGTACTCAACAGAGCACGCAGAAAATACCAAAAGACTTACTTCAG aaaatggGCATGGCGACGATAATTAGTTTATGTTGTTGGCAATTTTCTCATTTCGTATTCATCACGCAAATCGTCGCCCTcttgatattaaaatggaTGAAAATAATCTCGAACGATCTTTACAGATCTATTTCCAAAGTTCACGGTTGGTCCATCGTGATAGCAATGGGTATCACCGACAGTTTCCCCTTGCTTTTCTCTATGTACTTGTGTCTCTTGTTCGTTAGCAACGCTTTAAACGTAACGGAGAAATTGACCAAATTTATCGGCACGAAACTGCAAACGTTCCTCGAAATAGTTTTCACGATCTTGTGCACAGCGTACTTAAAATCGATCTACGCCTTGTTATACGAAGACACGGCGCACGTGTTCAATTTACTTAAAACGAAACTGATCGGTTACAAAGATTTTCACACGATGCTGTACACGTGCTCCCCAGAATTCGATTTCCTTCAGTACAGAAGCTACGAGGCGATCATAAAAACCTTACTTCTGCCGTCTGCCATTCTCGCCGGAATGCTGGTCATCTATTTTTGGTAcagaaattacaaaatcaaaGGGTATCCTAAATGCATAGAAGCGGATCTGGCGTACAACGGGTTGCAGACCGGAGCCTTCATTATCATGGCGGTTTTTATCATGAGATTGAAACTGTTTATGAATCCTCATCTGTGTATAATAGCCGGCACGATATGCGCCAACAGATATCTGGAGAAACTCGgtataaagagaaagataacCAAGACCGCCATTATAGTTCTATTGATGTCCGCGATATCTTACCACGGATTAGAAATACTGCAGGAAGAGCGAAGCGTTATGG GCGAGTACAGCGACATCGAGCAAGAGGAACTATTCGAATGGATCAAGAAGAATACACCCGAACACGCTGTGTTTGCCGGGAAGATGTCTTTGATGGCGAATTTGATGCTCTCCACGGGAAGGCCGATCGTCAATAATCCTTACTACGAGAGCAAAGAGATGAG AGATCGGACTATGAAAGTTTACGAGGTGTTCAGCAGAAAAGACGTCACATCCGTATACGTCACGCTTAGGAACTTGCAGGTCGGATACGTGATTCTAGAGGCATCGATGTGCTTCGGCTACGcaaattt GCCATCGCAGTGCCAAATGATCGACTTGTGGGATCTGGTGGACAACGGAGTGGCGAAGGCTGCTGGAAAGCAACCCGTGTGCCCGATGCTGTTTCGAGGGAACGCTTACCCTTTCAAACGATCGTTCGTGAATAATCGTTACGTTGTTCTGCAACTCGATTATTCCTACTGCGTGGAATTGAAACCGAACAATTCCCTTAATTACCAGTCTTGA
- the LOC410538 gene encoding probable C-mannosyltransferase DPY19L1 isoform X1 — protein sequence MAAESDKRHKSVEKLCRKRVTFYELAVDLIGLAFGLFHHWHVSTLFENDRHFSHLSEIEREMSFRTEMGMYYSYYKTIAESKTFMDGLRKISHDNISEYGNVINAARKYSLLPELVAGYLYHCAKNLGLISIEQCWQIERGEGLSPVTSCEGLGVPVYFYLEIVWTSTILTVAILFYYATFLGNSLYSGFIAVLLFFYNHNECTRVQWSPPLRESFAYPVLLCQMYTLTLILREGTQQSTQKIPKDLLQKMGMATIISLCCWQFSHFVFITQIVALLILKWMKIISNDLYRSISKVHGWSIVIAMGITDSFPLLFSMYLCLLFVSNALNVTEKLTKFIGTKLQTFLEIVFTILCTAYLKSIYALLYEDTAHVFNLLKTKLIGYKDFHTMLYTCSPEFDFLQYRSYEAIIKTLLLPSAILAGMLVIYFWYRNYKIKGYPKCIEADLAYNGLQTGAFIIMAVFIMRLKLFMNPHLCIIAGTICANRYLEKLGIKRKITKTAIIVLLMSAISYHGLEILQEERSVMGEYSDIEQEELFEWIKKNTPEHAVFAGKMSLMANLMLSTGRPIVNNPYYESKEMRDRTMKVYEVFSRKDVTSVYVTLRNLQVGYVILEASMCFGYANLPSQCQMIDLWDLVDNGVAKAAGKQPVCPMLFRGNAYPFKRSFVNNRYVVLQLDYSYCVELKPNNSLNYQS from the exons ATGGCGGCGGAAAGTGACAAGAGGCATAAGAGTGTCGAAAAATTGTGCCGTAAACGAGTGACTTTCTACGAATTAGCTGTGGATCTCATAG GTTTGGCATTTGGCTTGTTTCATCATTGGCATGTGTCTACGCTATTCGAAAATGACCGGCATTTCTCGCATCTGTCcgaaatcgagagagaaatgTCTTTTCGCACGGAAATG GGGATGTATTACTCTTATTACAAGACGATCGCGGAATCGAAAACATTTATGGACGGGCTGAGAAAAATTAGCCACGATAATATTTCGGAATATGGGAACGTTATCAACGCGGCTAGAAAATATAGCTTGCTACCAGAG TTAGTTGCTGGATATCTTTATCATTGTGCCAAGAATTTGGGGCTTATATCTATAGAGCAGTGTTGGCAA ATAGAAAGAGGAGAAGGTTTGTCACCGGTAACCAGTTGCGAGGGTCTAGGCGTCCCAGTTTATTTCTATTTGGAAATTGTTTGGACTTCCACAATACTTACAGTAGCTATACTATTCTATTATGCCACTTTCCTTGGCAACAGCCTGTACAGTGGATTCATAGCAGtgcttctcttcttttataaCCATAATGAATGTACTCGTGTACAGTGGTCTCCACCATTGAGAGAAAGTTTCGCGTACCCTGTTTTACTATGTCAAATGTATACGTTGACTCTGATCCTTAGAGAGGGTACTCAACAGAGCACGCAGAAAATACCAAAAGACTTACTTCAG aaaatggGCATGGCGACGATAATTAGTTTATGTTGTTGGCAATTTTCTCATTTCGTATTCATCACGCAAATCGTCGCCCTcttgatattaaaatggaTGAAAATAATCTCGAACGATCTTTACAGATCTATTTCCAAAGTTCACGGTTGGTCCATCGTGATAGCAATGGGTATCACCGACAGTTTCCCCTTGCTTTTCTCTATGTACTTGTGTCTCTTGTTCGTTAGCAACGCTTTAAACGTAACGGAGAAATTGACCAAATTTATCGGCACGAAACTGCAAACGTTCCTCGAAATAGTTTTCACGATCTTGTGCACAGCGTACTTAAAATCGATCTACGCCTTGTTATACGAAGACACGGCGCACGTGTTCAATTTACTTAAAACGAAACTGATCGGTTACAAAGATTTTCACACGATGCTGTACACGTGCTCCCCAGAATTCGATTTCCTTCAGTACAGAAGCTACGAGGCGATCATAAAAACCTTACTTCTGCCGTCTGCCATTCTCGCCGGAATGCTGGTCATCTATTTTTGGTAcagaaattacaaaatcaaaGGGTATCCTAAATGCATAGAAGCGGATCTGGCGTACAACGGGTTGCAGACCGGAGCCTTCATTATCATGGCGGTTTTTATCATGAGATTGAAACTGTTTATGAATCCTCATCTGTGTATAATAGCCGGCACGATATGCGCCAACAGATATCTGGAGAAACTCGgtataaagagaaagataacCAAGACCGCCATTATAGTTCTATTGATGTCCGCGATATCTTACCACGGATTAGAAATACTGCAGGAAGAGCGAAGCGTTATGG GCGAGTACAGCGACATCGAGCAAGAGGAACTATTCGAATGGATCAAGAAGAATACACCCGAACACGCTGTGTTTGCCGGGAAGATGTCTTTGATGGCGAATTTGATGCTCTCCACGGGAAGGCCGATCGTCAATAATCCTTACTACGAGAGCAAAGAGATGAG AGATCGGACTATGAAAGTTTACGAGGTGTTCAGCAGAAAAGACGTCACATCCGTATACGTCACGCTTAGGAACTTGCAGGTCGGATACGTGATTCTAGAGGCATCGATGTGCTTCGGCTACGcaaattt GCCATCGCAGTGCCAAATGATCGACTTGTGGGATCTGGTGGACAACGGAGTGGCGAAGGCTGCTGGAAAGCAACCCGTGTGCCCGATGCTGTTTCGAGGGAACGCTTACCCTTTCAAACGATCGTTCGTGAATAATCGTTACGTTGTTCTGCAACTCGATTATTCCTACTGCGTGGAATTGAAACCGAACAATTCCCTTAATTACCAGTCTTGA